The DNA segment ATGAGCTGCTTGCGGATATGCGGGATTCTAAATTTGGTTTGTTCTGGAACTTTGCTTCCCCTGCCATCCAGGTAATGACCTATTTCCTGGTATTTGGTATCGGTATCGGGCGTGGTCATCAACAGGGAATACCTTATCTTCCATGGGTAGTTGTAGGATTTTGTGCATGGTGGTTTATCCAGCCGTGTATTGTTCAGGGGTGCAGCGCTATTTTCTCTAAAACAAATGTTATTACAAAAATGAAATTTCCTGTCAGTATACTACCGATGACGGTGATCGCAAAGGAATTATTTAACCATTTCTGTATGTTGATAATTGGCTTTGTCGTTCTCATGCTGTATGGGTATCATCCCAATGTTTACTGGTTTGGACTTTTATATTATGCGATATGTGCCATACTGATGGTGGAATCACTAGCACTTATCACATCTGTACTGACCATGCTATGGCGTGATGTAAAAAAGCTGATAACATCTATTATGCGTATGATATTATATTTATCACCTGTATTATGGCCGGCAAAATATGATCAGTTCCCTATTCTAAATTTCATTATGAAATTAAACCCGGTGTATTATGTTGTACAGGGGTATCGGGATTCTGTGTTTTTTCATAAAACAATTTTTGCACATCCTGCAATGACCATATATTTCTGGTGTGTTGTTATTGGAATGTTTGTGCTTGGCTGCTATCTGATGTACAAATTTAAAACAAAGTTTATTGATATGATTTAGGAGGTTTTCCAATGGCGAAAACAAGAGAAGAATACAGCGGCTATGCTGTAGTCATGGAAAATGTATCAAAGATATATCGATTGAAAACAAAAGGTAAAAAAGGCAAAAAGAAAACAGATGAACGTTTTTTTGCTTTAAAGGATATAAATTTTAAAATCGAAAAGGGTGATTGCGTTGGTATTTTAGGTACTAACGGGAGTGGTAAGTCAACCTTATCTTTGATATTGTCCGGGATTTCTGACAAAGACAGCGGAAATATGATAGTCAATGGAGAACAGGCATTGATTGCCATCAATACCGGGTTGAATATGCAGCTGACCGGAGAAGAGAATATCGATCTGAAGGGTGCATTACTGGGCCTTAAGAAAAAACAGATTGAAGAGATTAAACGTGGTGTTATAGAATTCGCAGAGCTTGGAGACTTTCTGTATCAGCCGGTAAAAAAATATTCAAGTGGAATGAAATCCCGTTTGGGATTTTCAATATCACTCTCCCTAAATCCGGATATTTTTATTGTCGATGAGGCTTTGTCTGTAGGTGATAAGGGATTTGCACAGAAATGCATGAATCGTATGCAGAAGCTTCGCGATGAAGAAGGAAAAACCATCTTTTTTATCTCACATGCATTGCCGCAGGTACGTGCATTCTGTAAAACCGGTATGTGGATTGAGGGTGGAAAATTAGTGGAAATCGGTGATATTGATACGGTATGTGACCACTACTCTGAATATGTTGACAGCTACAATAATCTGACAGAAAAAGAAAAGAAAAAACAGCGGGATGCAAAATTTAAAGAGCGAATTATAAAGGAAGAAAAGAAAAAATCTATATTCCACAGAGGAAAGTGAGGAAACTATCATGGAAGAAAAGAAAATGAGAAAGGTTATTACATATGGAACATTTGATTTGTTTCACGTTGGTCATTTGAACCTTTTAAGACGTGCTAAGGAGCAGGGAGATTATCTGATTGTTGCAGTTAGTACAGACCGTTTTAATTGGGTTGAAAAGAATAAGAAATGTCAAATCAGTGATAAGGATCGTATGGAAATCGTACGAGCAATTCGTTATGTCGATGAAGTTATACCTGAAGACAGCTGGGATCAGAAGGTTAAGGATGTACAAAAATATGATGTCGATGTTTTTGTAATGGGGGATGACTGGGAAGGTAAATTCGATTTCCTCAAGGAATACTGTGATGTTGTATATTTACCAAGAACTGAGGGAATCAGCACCACACAGTTGAAAGAAGAACTCAGCAGTAAGAAAAAATAGAATGAAAGGGTGTAAAGAATGAAAAAGCTTAGTGTAATCATACCTTTTCATGCATATGGCAGCTATCTGGAAGACTGCTTGAAAAGTCTGACAAAAAGTACATGGAAGGATTTTGAGGTAATACTGGTTTTATCCCATGTGAAAGAGGATATCAGTGATATCACGACTACCTATGGAACGCTCCTGGATATGACGATTCTGGAATTGGAAGAACATCAGGACGGCGTTGCTGCTGCGAGAAACATGGGATTGCGCGCTGCACAAAGTCCGTATGTTTACTTTCTTGACAGTGATGATTATGTATTACGTGATACATTTGCAGAATATATGGATGCCATGGGGAATGCAGATGTAGATATTGCATATGGGGTAATCGATCATACCTGGTTCAAGCGTAGCAATTATCTTAGTCAGATTGAAGATAAAGAAGCAGATCTTGCGGAAAAGGAAATGGCCAGACTGGCGAATTGGGAGAATTATAGCAAGGAGCGGGGAGCAAAGGAGCATGATCCGGAAAAGGAAAAGGCTCTGTACTTTCTAATGTGGAATCGTAAGGGAATTTCCACAACAACTGCGTTGAATATCATTTATCGAAGAGATTTTTTACTACAGCATGATATCTGGTATCCTGAGCATCTAAAATTTAATTCCGACCTGTTGTTTCTTGTAAAAGCATTGCATGAGGCAAAGCACTTTGCTCGTGCACCAAGAGCAGTGTATGTAAAGCGTAAGCATAATGATCCTATCAATCGCCCATCTATTTCACAGGAAAGCGATGACAATAAATTTTATGAAAAGCTGCAGGCATATAAAGAGGCAATTGCACTGGTACCAGAAGAATCCCATATACGTACGATATTGGACCGTAAAATCATACGATATTATACACGCTCTTTTGTTAAGCATGTCCGCAGAAGTGAAGACCCTATCTGGCGAAACGAGTATTACAAAGCAATGCGTGAAGTTATCTGCGGTTGCCGTGACGAGGTCGTACAGGATCTGAAACGCTATTCCAGAAAACTGGTAGATGCAATACGTAAAGACGATATGGACAAGCTTCAGAGTATCGTACGCAATCACTTTGCATTGCGTAAAGCGAAACGAGTTTTTAAAAATAAAAATGTTCTATATAAAACCATGTATCTGCGTAAATATTTAAAAGAGCCTGTACAGGAAAATCTTGTTATGTTCGAGACTTTCTTTGGTAAAAATTATGCAGACAGCCCTAAATATATTTATGAATACCTTGGAAAGCATTATCCTGGACAATTTGAATTTGTGTGGGCGTTAAATGATGGAAAAAAATCATCAGATCTTCCTTATGGCGGAACTGTTGTAAAACGGTTCTCATTGAAATATGCATATTATCTGGCAAAGGCCAAGTATCTGGTTTACAATGTACATCAGCCAATGTGGTTTCGGAAACGTGAGGAACAGGTGTTTCTGGAAACATGGCACGGAACACCATTAAAACGGCTTGTGTTTGATCAGGAAGAGGTTATGAGTGCCAATCCAAAATATAAGCCTAATTTCTACCGCCAAAGGGCAGAATGGGATTATCTTGTAAGTGCCAATCATTTTTCTACTGAGACCTTTAAAAGCTGCTTTATGTTTGAAAATGAGATGCTGGAGGAAGGGTATCCCCGAAATGATATCCTGTCAGCTCCGGATCGTGATGAGCGTGCTATTGAATTAAAAAAGAAACTTGGTATTCCACAAGACAAAAAAACAATTCTCTATGCACCTACCTGGCGTGATGATGAGCATTATGGCAGTGGTCAATATAAATTCGATTTAAAGCTGAATCTTCGTTATTTAAAGGAACATCTTGGTGATGATTACGTGGTATTGCTGCGTACGCATTACTATATAGCAGACCATCTGGATACAACAGGTTTGGAAGGATTCACATATAATGTAAGTAAATATGATGATGTATCAGAAATTTATCTGATTTCCGATATTTGTATTACGGATTATTCCAGTGTATTCTTCGATTTTGCAAATCTGCGGCGTCCTATTCTGTTTTATACCTATGATTTGGATAAATATAAGAATATGCTGCGGGGATTCTATATAGATATTGAAAAAGAGGTTCCCGGGCCGCTGCTGTTTACTACAGAGGAAGTTTGTGATGCAATTCAGCATATTGAAGAAATAAATGAGAAATATGCCCAAAGATATGATGAATTTTACGAACGCTTCTGCAGTCTGGACGATGGTAATGCATCAAAGCGAATTGTAGAACGTGTGTTCTTTCAGCCGAAACCGGATAAAAAAGATTAGTTCGCTAATCTTTTTTCAATAAAAGGAGATGCTGTGCGATGATTAAATTTATAAAAAAAATATTGGGAAAGGGAATTCGTCTTGCATACCGTCTGGTATATCGGCTGATACCCTGTAATCCCAAAACCGTATTGTTTATTTCATTTCATGGACGTGGTTATTCTGATAATCCAAAAGCAATACACCAGTATATGATACAGGATGAGAAATACAAGGATTATCAATTCATATGGGCAATTAAACACCATAAGGGAAAACAGATTAAGGGTGCAAGGGTAATTGAATATTTCAGTATTCCTTATTTCTTTTATCTTGCCAGAAGTAAATACTGGATCGTAAACTGCAAGCTTCCAAAATATGTTTTAAAAAAGGATAATCAGATTTATTTGCAGACATGGCATGGAACACCGTTAAAGCGTCTTGCTCATGATATCATTGTACCGGAAGGAACAACCTTCTATCGCAGTGGAATGACTGCTGATGAAATGCGCAGTACCTATGATAATGATGTATCTAAATATAACTATATGATTTCTCCCAACTCCTTTTGTACGGAGGTTTTTCAGAGTGCTTTTCAAATAGATCGTAAGCGGCTGATTGAAACCGGATATCCGCGAAATGATATGCTTACCAACATTACGGAGGAACAGATCAAGGAAATCAAACAGAGGATGCAGCTTCCACTGGATAAAAATATCGTCTTATATGCTCCAACGTGGCGCGATAATTCTTTCGTTACAAGCGGATATACCTTCGACTTACAAGCTGATTTCAGGAAATGGAAGGAAATCCTAGGCGATGATTCCATATTGCTTTTTAAACCGCATTACCTGATTATCAATAAATTTGAGAATGATCCTATGCTTGAAGGCTTCCTGTATTCTATTGATGCAAAGGAAGATATCAATGATTTATATGTTATTGCAGACCAGCTCATAACAGATTACTCCAGTGTATTTTTTGATTATGCAATACTGAATCGTCCTATTTATTTCTATATGTATGATCTGGATGAATATAAAGAGGAATTGCGTGGATTTTATCTTGATATTTATAAGGATCTTCCAGGAGATATCTTTGAGACGGAAGAAGACCTGCTGCAGGCTGTACAGACACACTGCTATGATTTTGAAAGATTAAATGAATTCAATAGACGCTTTAATCATGCCCAAAGCGGTAATTGTTCAGAAAAGGTATGTGATATCGTATTTGCGGAGAACAGCCATGGGAATTGAGAAACTGATATTGAATATTCTGCTTGGAATTTGCAGACCCTTGCTATGTCTGCTTCCTGTTCGTAAGAATAAAATAACTTTTATTTCCCTGACGATGGATACTTTAAGCGGTGATTTTAAAAAAATTGTAAATGAATTAAGAAAAAATGATGAGCTCGATTTACACTTTAATCTTGTTAAATTTGAAAAGACACTTATGGGAAAATTCAAATATTTACTGAATTGCTTCATCCAGCTGTATGAGGTATGTACCTCCCATGTTATCATCATCAATGATAATAATTATGTAATTTCAAAATTTAAACGTAACGATGTCCGTGTTATTCAGATATGGCATGCGTGTGGCGCAGTGAAAAAATTTGGAAATCAAATCAAGCGGGAATACCGTATTCAAAATTATGATTATGTAATTAGCTGTTCCGATGCATGGAAACCGGCTTTTTCAGAGGCTTTTGGAGTTAAGCCTGAGCAGGTTATTGCATGTGGGCTGCCGCGCACAGACGCATTATGTATACAGGAACGCGTAGCACAGCTTCAAAACGCTCTGATACAACGATATCCCATCTTGAAGGATTCTTATATTTACCTATACGCTCCTACCTTTCGTGGCAATATAATCGGTGGTTTTCATTATGAAACACTGCCATTGGAACATATCCTTGCAAAGCTTCCTGAAAACAGTGTTATCATGTATAAAATGCATCCTCTTTTGGGAGATGTAAAGATGGGAGAACATCCACGGATCCTTAATATGAATAAAGAAAATCTGAATGCACTACTCTGTGTATCTGATTGTCTTATTTCCGACTATTCTTCGGTTATTTTTGATTATTCCATAGTTGGAAGGAAAATGATTTTCTATGTACCAGATCTTGCGGATTATACACAAACCATTGGTTTGAATGTAGCGTATGACCATATGCCTGGAGATATATGCCAGGATGTTTCAGCTTTAATTTCGAGTATGCGCAAGCAGGATAGAAAACGTGACAGCCGCCTGGACGCCTTTCGCGATACTTATTTTCATTCCTGTGATGGAAACAATGCAAAGCGTATTGCACAGCTCATTGAGAAGACAGCAGAATAACACTCTGCTGTTTTTTGTATGATAGAAAATGTCTGCAATCACGTAGAACCAAAAATGAAAAGGTGAAATAGAAGAATAGTAGAGCTTATGAACCTAAAGAATTCTTAAGAAAATGTTGTTTCTTTATGCTTATTATGTATACTTATAGTGAAATGAGGTGTTATATAATGGAACAATCTCGCATACTGATTGCTGATGATGATTATGAAATACGTGAAATTGTTCGTACACTTTTAATACAGGAGGGATATGCTGTCGTTGAGGCAAGGAATGGAAAAGAGGCACTGCAGCTAATCGATGAGTCAATTGACCTGTATATTTTGGATATCATGATGCCTTATATGGATGGATATGAGGTATGTGAGCAGATACGCAAGTGTAGTAATGCACCTATTTTGTTTTTGACTGCAAAGGGAACGCAAAAAGATAAAGCACAGGGGTTTTCTAAAGGGGCTGATGATTATCTGGCAAAACCGTTTTCCTATTCGGAACTCCTTGTAAGAGTCAAAGCGATGCTGCGAAGATTTATGATATATCAGGGAAAAGAAGCAGAGCTGGAAAAGAGAAGCCGTGTAATTCAGGTTGGACGACTTCGCATAGAAGAACGAAACGAGGAGGTCAGCGTTGATGATAAAAAGGTACAGCTGACAGAACTGGAATATCGGTTACTACATTTTCTTGTTACACATCGTCACGAAACCTTCTCTGCTGAGGAGTTGTTTGTATCCGTGTGGAAAGAACCGTATTATACAAGTGCAAATAATACCCTGATGGTTCATATTCGAAATCTAAGAAAAAAAATTGAAAGGAATCCCCAGGATCCTGTATATATCAGGACGGTATGGGGGAAGGGATATCGTTTTGATTAAGAAAAAGAAAAAAAGGGTGTTTCTACAAATTTATGTATTGATGACGGTGTTTCTGATTAGCTTTTTTACCATATATGCCTTTCGTTATAAGGTGTATGACTTTTTGTTTGAAAGGAATTATATACAGCAGGAATCAGTAAAGGCTCTAAAGGCCAGAATCCGCCCACTTGTGAAAGAAAAGCATATGCAGCATGAAAATATAAACGATTTACAAGAGAAGCTGGATGAAGAATTAAAAGATTACGATTATGAAATAATAGCTGAAACATCATCAAATTATATAAAGTATTTATTTGTATCAAAGGGCTTTTTAGTATATAAAGACGGTTGGACTTATGAGAAAAAACTAAAATATTATTATGATAAGGGCAGCATTATGATTGTATGCTTTCCGAAATTGTATACGTATCTTGATTACTATAGCTTGGTGTGTATTATTTTTTCATTGTTTATCTGCCTGGTGAGTATCCTCTTTTACAGGTATGTGAAAAAAAATCGTATAATATTTAAAATAGCTAATCATTTCTTACAAAACAGACGATTTTTTAAGCTTAATCATTTATCTTCAGAACTGCTTATCGTGAATATTGTTGCCCTGACAGCGACAGCCAGTTTATTTGTTTTTCTGTATATAAATCGCTATTCACCTTTAGAATTTCTCAAAGATATGTCAATTTTTCGTGAAAATATGATTGAAGATATGGATTCTTATGCTGAGCAGATACAAGAGCAAATACGCAATTTGGATATAAAAAAGGATGGTAAGAAAATAGAGAAAATCTTTGAAGCAGCTATGCCAAATCATTCAATTTTATCATTATCTGATTCTGCTAATAATGCTCACGTATATGTTTCATATAATGGTGTATATGATGACTTTATGTACGGTATTTATAATTCCCTTATCGTGAGACGTCCATTTGATTTTTATTATGTAATGGAATGCAATAGCAAGTATGCAATGTTTTCCATCAGCTACTTTCCTTTTATATATTACATGCAGCTTTATATAATCGCTATCCTTTTATTTTCCTTCTCCTATTACCTAATACTGGTTCAATTATTTATCAAGCGGAAAATTGAGGCAATACTTTTGATTCAGGAGGATGCGTCAATACTTTCACAGGGTGATTGGAATCATACCTTCCGTTATAAGGGAATTGATGAAATCGGTGAATTGAGTGACGAGCTTCGCTGCATGCAGAGCACGTATTATGAAAATATGCAAAATGAGAAAAAAGCACGGCAGGCAAATCAGGAGCTGGTTACATCCCTTTCTCATGATTTACGTACCCCTTTAACTTCTCTGTTAGGTTATCTTGAGCTCATTCGCTATCGTGAAGGCACAGCTGAGCAGAAACGGGAATATCTGGATCGGTCCTTACAGAAGGTGGAACAAATTCGCAGCCTGTCTGATAAGCTGTTTGAATACTTTCTTGTATACGAAAAGGAGGATTCACTAGAACTGGAAGAGCAGCCGATTGAACGCTGGTTAGATTATGTACGTGAAAATGTTGAATTTATGCAGCAGGATGGTTTGTCTATCCATTTGCAGCTTGAAGCTTTAGCAAACAGCAAGGCTGCATATAATATGGAAATGCTTCAAAGAGCAATGGATAATTTATTCTCTAATCTCCATAAATATGCAGATCGCAGCAGTACGATTGAAATACAGGGATATCACGACAATGCTACATACCATCTTTGCATAAAAAATCGTATACGTAAAAATGAGGAAAAGGTTGAAAGCAATCGAATTGGCTTGAAAAGCACGGAGAAAATCATGCAGCTGCATCATGGAAGCTTACGGATTGAGGAAAAGGATGCATACTTTTGTATAGAAGTGCAACTTCCGTTATCCTCGACAGAATGAAGCCGTTTTTTCTGGGAAGAATGAAAATACAATACCGTTCTTAATGAATGTTTAAGAAACCTTAAGATAATGCGGATGGTAAACGAAAAACAGGAATGGTAAAATAAGTAAGAACAAGGAGTGTGAATACATGTTTCATAACTGGAATAAAACGGAATGGATACATAGACTAATTCTGCTGATCTTGCCTTTGCTCTTTGTAGCTTTGATGCTGAGTCAAAATGATATTTATGGCTCTTTAACAGACTGGCTATCACAGCATATCACATTTCCTGATTACTTTCGAATGATATTTCAAGAGACAGGCCAGCTTTTCCCTGATTTTTCATTAAATCTTGGAGGCGGTCAGAACTTTGCTCAATATACATATTACGGATTGTTAAGACCAGATGTTCTGATTTCATTTTTCCTTCCAGGGATTGCGATGAGAGATATAATTGTTACAGCAAGTATATGTTATATGCTTCTATCCATTCAATTATTTTATCAATGGATGAAAACAAAAGTAAAGACACCTTGGATACTTTTATTTGTGAGCTGCTTATTTGCTCTTTCAGGGCCTTTGCTGTTTCATAGTCATAGACATATCATGTTTATCAGTTATTTTCCTGGATTGCTTCTGTGTCTGATTGGTACTGATCATTATCTGGAAAGGAAAAAAACTTTCCTGCTTGTGACTGGCGTCTTTTTCATGATTATTACCTCTTACTTTTTTAGTGTGGCTGGCTTAGTGGTAACAGGAATTTATAGCATTTATGCATGGATGAAGCGATATCCGCAGGGAACCTGGAAGGCATTCTTCATTTATATCCTGAAATATATAGGATGGCTTCTAGCCGGTGTACTCGTCTCCTGCTTTTATCTGATACCGACAGCCTACGCAATGCTTTTACAAACGCGTCCTGCATTGGAGCATCCTTCCCTGGCTGCATTATTTATCCCGAAAACCGGTTTTTCAGCGATGTTATATGATGATTATAATATTGGCTTAACCGCTATCAGCATAGCGGCAGTTGTATATGGCTTTGTGAAAAAAAATAAAGCAGGACGTTTATTATCCTTGTTTTTGCTGCTTATTATCTGCATTCCTCTATGCCAGTATGTACTAAGCGGAATGCAATACGTGAGAGCAAAATCTTTAATACCGTTTCTGCCATTGGCAGTTATGTTAATTGGTATCATGTTGGAGGATTGGCAGCATAGTGAGAAAAAATTTCCATGGTGGATTCTTATAATTTGTCTCCTTCAGGCATTTGGCTTGAAATCAAACAGATTGAAGGAATTGTTTGCTGCGGATATCCTGCTAATGCTGCTGCTGTTTCTGATATTAAGAAAAACGCAGTGGAAAAAATATTTCATTGTGTATCTCATTGTACCGGCTTTTGTTTGTATGCAATTAAATGTAAAGGAAGACTTTGTAACCAATACGGCTATGAAAAAGGTTACCAGTGCAACCAAAACAAAGCTGATCAGTAAGACGCTGGACACCTACCCAGGACTTTACAGACTGGATGATGCTTCAACATCGTACAGTGTTAACCGTGTAGAGGATATACGGCAGTTTAAAACAACACAATATTCCTCAAACAGCAACATCGATTATAACGAATTTTATTATACGATTATGAAGCAGCCAATGCTGAATCGAAATCATGTAATCATGTCAAGTGTTGAAAATCCTTATTTTTCTGGATTTATGGGTGTGCGCTTTTTGTATGATCAGGGAAAAGGGAAGCCTAATCGCTATGGATACCATACAGTATTAAAGAAGAAGACGAAATTCATAGAGGAAAACGAAAATGTCATGCCGTTAGCATATGTATCTTATGATAAGATAAGTCGTCGTCAATTTGATTCTTATTCATATCCATATTCTATAGAAGCATTATACATGAATACCGTAGTTGAGGATGATTTACCAGATGTATCCTTTTACCAATCGGTTCACAAAGTTAAGCCGTCATTTACACTTTCCGATATTTCAGATAACGTGAAAATAGAAAAAGTAAAAAAGGGAATGCGTATAAAGAGTGAGGGAAAAGGTCGTATGAAGCTTTCCCTTAAGGAGCCACTGTTAGCTAATCAACTGCTGATTATACGTTGCAATATAGCAGATATCGAGCAAGGGAATAGTAGGGATACCACTGTAGCAATCAATCGTATCCATAACAAAAAAACAGCAACCTCTGCAGTGTATGCAAGCAGCAAAGCTGATTTTGAATATGTGATTGGAGATACAAATGGATTGCATGATTTGACCTTCGAATTTACAAAAGGCTCCTATACCCTGGAGAATTTTGAATTTTATATCAGTGATGCATCCTTAATGAAAGCACGAAAAGCTGCTGTTACTGAAATGAAAGTTAAGAATACGGATGGTTCTTTGCTATCAGGGAATGTGAATGCCAGAGATGATGGGGTATTTGTGACCTCAATCCCTTATCAAAAGGGATTACAAATATATATTGATGGCCAAAAAGCTGCTGCTAAAAAGGTTAATACTGCCTTTCTAGGTGCCGATATCAAACAGGGAAACCACTTGATTGAAATACGGTATACAATGCCGGGGAAAGCTTTAGGAATATTTGTCAGTGGAGGAGCATTGGCGGTGCTTGTTATCATATGGGGCTGGAACAGAAAGAAAAGCTGGAAATTAGGAAAAAAATAGCGTATTCTTATAAATAGCAGTAACTTTGAATAATCAAAAGAGAGGTATTATATGGACGAGAAGAAAAAGAATTTGATTGAGCTTATCAATTATATAGTAGTCGGAGGCTTGACAACACTGGTAAATTTTATTGTATATTTCTTCTGTACACATGTACAACTGCATTATCTGATTGCCAATGTAATCGCCTGGGTATTTGCAGTATTATTTGCATATGTAGCAAATAGAAAATACGTATTTAAAAGTGAAGGCAATGATCAGAAAGCGGAGTTCATGCAGTTTGTATCACTTCGTGCAGTGACATTGGTGGTAGAGAGCCTGCTGCTGTTTCTATGTATTCAGCTCATGTCCATGAATGAGAACATCGCGAAGATTATTGTAAGTATTGTGACAGTTGTAGGAAATTATGTATTTTGCAAATTTATGATTTTTAAGCCAAAAGCACAGGAATAACGAAACGAGGGATATAGTATGAAGCTATCGCTGGTAGTGCCTTGTTATAACGAGGCAGATAATGTAAAGCTATTTTATGAAAAGGTTGAGGATACATTTTCTGAGCAAAGCTTTGCTTATGAATATATCTTCATCAATGATGGAAGCCGTGATCAGACCTATGCGAATCTGAAAAAGCTCGCTGAGGA comes from the Erysipelotrichaceae bacterium 66202529 genome and includes:
- a CDS encoding GtrA family protein → MDEKKKNLIELINYIVVGGLTTLVNFIVYFFCTHVQLHYLIANVIAWVFAVLFAYVANRKYVFKSEGNDQKAEFMQFVSLRAVTLVVESLLLFLCIQLMSMNENIAKIIVSIVTVVGNYVFCKFMIFKPKAQE
- a CDS encoding YfhO family protein, whose translation is MFHNWNKTEWIHRLILLILPLLFVALMLSQNDIYGSLTDWLSQHITFPDYFRMIFQETGQLFPDFSLNLGGGQNFAQYTYYGLLRPDVLISFFLPGIAMRDIIVTASICYMLLSIQLFYQWMKTKVKTPWILLFVSCLFALSGPLLFHSHRHIMFISYFPGLLLCLIGTDHYLERKKTFLLVTGVFFMIITSYFFSVAGLVVTGIYSIYAWMKRYPQGTWKAFFIYILKYIGWLLAGVLVSCFYLIPTAYAMLLQTRPALEHPSLAALFIPKTGFSAMLYDDYNIGLTAISIAAVVYGFVKKNKAGRLLSLFLLLIICIPLCQYVLSGMQYVRAKSLIPFLPLAVMLIGIMLEDWQHSEKKFPWWILIICLLQAFGLKSNRLKELFAADILLMLLLFLILRKTQWKKYFIVYLIVPAFVCMQLNVKEDFVTNTAMKKVTSATKTKLISKTLDTYPGLYRLDDASTSYSVNRVEDIRQFKTTQYSSNSNIDYNEFYYTIMKQPMLNRNHVIMSSVENPYFSGFMGVRFLYDQGKGKPNRYGYHTVLKKKTKFIEENENVMPLAYVSYDKISRRQFDSYSYPYSIEALYMNTVVEDDLPDVSFYQSVHKVKPSFTLSDISDNVKIEKVKKGMRIKSEGKGRMKLSLKEPLLANQLLIIRCNIADIEQGNSRDTTVAINRIHNKKTATSAVYASSKADFEYVIGDTNGLHDLTFEFTKGSYTLENFEFYISDASLMKARKAAVTEMKVKNTDGSLLSGNVNARDDGVFVTSIPYQKGLQIYIDGQKAAAKKVNTAFLGADIKQGNHLIEIRYTMPGKALGIFVSGGALAVLVIIWGWNRKKSWKLGKK
- a CDS encoding GHKL domain-containing protein, which translates into the protein MIVCFPKLYTYLDYYSLVCIIFSLFICLVSILFYRYVKKNRIIFKIANHFLQNRRFFKLNHLSSELLIVNIVALTATASLFVFLYINRYSPLEFLKDMSIFRENMIEDMDSYAEQIQEQIRNLDIKKDGKKIEKIFEAAMPNHSILSLSDSANNAHVYVSYNGVYDDFMYGIYNSLIVRRPFDFYYVMECNSKYAMFSISYFPFIYYMQLYIIAILLFSFSYYLILVQLFIKRKIEAILLIQEDASILSQGDWNHTFRYKGIDEIGELSDELRCMQSTYYENMQNEKKARQANQELVTSLSHDLRTPLTSLLGYLELIRYREGTAEQKREYLDRSLQKVEQIRSLSDKLFEYFLVYEKEDSLELEEQPIERWLDYVRENVEFMQQDGLSIHLQLEALANSKAAYNMEMLQRAMDNLFSNLHKYADRSSTIEIQGYHDNATYHLCIKNRIRKNEEKVESNRIGLKSTEKIMQLHHGSLRIEEKDAYFCIEVQLPLSSTE